In one window of Bizionia sp. M204 DNA:
- a CDS encoding cold-shock protein, whose amino-acid sequence MSTGTVKFFNDSKGFGFITEEGNNKEHFVHISGLIDEVREGDQVEFDLTEGKKGLNAINVKVI is encoded by the coding sequence ATGAGTACTGGTACAGTAAAATTTTTTAATGACTCTAAAGGATTTGGATTCATCACAGAAGAAGGAAACAACAAAGAGCATTTCGTGCACATTTCTGGCTTAATCGACGAAGTAAGAGAAGGCGACCAAGTTGAATTCGATTTAACAGAAGGTAAAAAAGGATTAAACGCGATTAACGTAAAAGTTATCTAA